One Baekduia alba genomic window, GACGGGCCGTGCACGCGCGAGGCCGTGGCCGGTCGCTCGGCCAGCGCGGCGCGCGCGACCGCGAGGGCCCGGCGCCGCGCGTCCTCCTCACCGGGCACGCGCAGGCGGTCGAAGCGCGGCGGGCTCATCGGTCCACCTCGCGCGAGAGCGTGTCGAGGCCACGGCGCAGGCGGGAGTTGACCGTGCCGCGGGGCACGCCGACCACGGCCGCGATCTCCGAGGGCGTCAGCTCCAAGAGGTGGCGCAGGACGACGACGATGCGCTGGTCGTCGGGCAGTGCGGCGATCGCGGCCAGCAGCTCGGGCTCGGGCGCGAGCGGCGACGGCGTTGCGGAGGCGACGTGCTCCAGCGCCGAGTCCTCGACCTCGCGCCGCAGCGCGCGTGCGCGGGTCGCGTCGATCGCCCGGCGGGCGACGATCGTGCGCAGCCAGGGGCCGACGGGCCGGGACCGGTCGAAGCGATCGAGCGCGCGGACCGCGGCCACGAAGCCCTCCTGCGCGATGTCCTCGGCGGCGTGCGCGTCGCGGACGATCAGGTAGGCGGCGCGGTAGGCCGCGGGCCAGTGGGCGGCGAACAGCGCGTCCAGCGCGCCGACCTCTCCGCGCAGCGCGCCCCGAACGGCCGCGCGCTCGGCGCGCGGCGTCAGCGCGCCCCCGGGGCGAGCGCCTCGCACCGGTCCGGCCCAGCGGATCGCCTCCGGCCGCGCGTCCATGTCCCCTCACTACGGCCGGAGGGACCTCAGCGGTCCCCGTCGCGCGCCTCCCAGTCCTCCAGCGTCAACGCGAAGATGTCGTGGTCCTCCCAGCTCCCCGCGATGTTGAGGTACTTGAGCGCGCGGCCCTCGCGCCGGAAGCCGGCCTTCTCGACCACGCGGATCGACCGGACGTTGCGCGGGATCACCGCCGGCTGCACGCGGTGCAGCCCCGCGTGGCGGAACGCGAACTCGCAGATCAGCTGCGCCGCGCTCGTCGCGTGCCCGCGGCCGCCGACCGTGGCGCTCACCCAGTAGCCGAGCGTCGCGTTGCGCCACGCGCCGCGCACGACGTTACCCAGCGCGATGCGCCCGATGATCGCGTCGCCGTGCTCGCGATCGAGCACCGCGAACGCGTATCCGGTCCCGACGTCCCACGCCTCGACGTCGCGGCGCAGCGTCTCGATCTGCCCGGCGCGCGTGAAGTGGGCCTCCGCGTGGATCGGCTCCCACGGCTCGGTGTGCGCCCGGTTCGCGACCACCGCCGCGGCGAACTCGACGGCGTCGTCGACGACCAGCGGCCGGATGGCGGTCAGCTCCGCGTCGAGACGGATCCTCGGTGGCATGTGGCCGAGCACGGGGCGAACGTAGCAGGGGATTCGCCGAGATGGCCTCAGCCGTCGAATCGCGAAAGCGCGAGCCGCGCCAGCACCGACCAGCCCAGGACCAGGGCCACCAGGTGCGCCAGCGCGGCGCCCAGGCCGCCGGCGTCGTTGAGCGCCGCGTCCGCCGCGTCCAGCGCCGCCCGGAACGGGAAGAGCGCCGACACGACGCGGATCGCGTCGTACAGGCCGGACGCCACGGCGCCCGACGGCACCAGCGCCAGGAAGGCGATCGGCAGCGCCAGCAGGATCGCCAGCAGCGACGCGGCCCGGACCTCGCGCGCGACCGCGCCGATCGCCACGCCGAAGGCCCCGAAGGCCAGCCCGCCGGCGACCAGCGCGACGACCCACAGCGGCGACCGCGACCAGTCCAAGGACACGAACAACGACACGCCCGCCGTCATCGCCAGCGTCACGGCCGCCGCGCAGCCGGCCGACAGCACGACCTTCTCCACCAGCAGCCCGGTGCGCGACACGAGCCCGCGCACCAGCCGGGCGAACGCGTGCTCCTCGCGCTCCAGCGCCAGCATGCCGGCGGCCAGCAGCACGCAGATCAACATCAGGGACATGGTCACCGCGACCGTCACGGCGAACGAGTCCAGCGGCGTGCGCCGGCCGGAGATCACCTTCTGGTCGACCTTGACCGGCGTGGCCAGCGACGACAGCACGACGTCGGACAGGTCGAGGTTGTCGATCGCCAGCCCTGCGAAGCGCGAGACGCGCTCCAGCGCGTCGCGGTCCGGCGAGCCCTGTGGCGTGCGCGTCAGGACCGAGTCGACCAGCGCCTTGGACTTCTTCAGCCCCGCGATCTCGAAGTCCTTGCCCAGGACGGAGAACTTGCCGCCCTGGAGCAGGATGTCGAGGTAGCCGGCGGCGATCTGCGTCAGCTTGCCGGCGACGGCCTTGTTGAGGTCCGCGACGCGCGCGTTGATGGTGGACTCGACGAACTGCTGCTTGACCGGGTCCTCGGCGTTGTACAGGACGTCGACCGTCGGCTTGGGGCCCTTGCCCGACAGCGAGATCGTGCGCTGCAGCCGCTCGATCAGGTCCTTCGGGACCACGATCGCGGCCAGCACGTCGCCGTCCTTGACCTTCTGCTCGGCCTCGGCCCGCGAGTGCACGGTCACCGGCTCGATCGACGCGAACAGCTTCTGCGCGTAGTCGCTCGGGTCGACCGTCGTGCCGGCGACCGACACGCTCTGCGAGGAGTCCGGCAGCTCGTTGAGGATCGCCACCCGCGGCTTGTCCGGCCCCTTCGAGAGCGCGAGCCCGATCAGCACCGCGATCAACACGGGGTAGACGACCAGCAACCCCACCAACAACGGCGAGCGCCTCAGGATCCGGAGGTCCTTGAGCAGGAGGAACGGGACACCCCTCAATGGCCGCGCTCCCGCAGGAAGGCCACGAAGGCCGCCTCGAAGTCGTACTCGTCGCTGCCGACCGCCTCGTGCAGGCCGGCCGGCGTGCCTTCGAAGAGCAGCTCGCCGTCGGCGAGGACGAGGATGCGGTCCGCGTAGCGCTCGGCCTCGGAGACGTTGTGGGTGGTGAAGACGACGGCGGTGCCGCCGCGGGCCAGGCCGGCGACGAACGTCCACAGCCGCTCGCGCTGGCGCGGGTCCAACGACGACGACGGCTCGTCGAGCAGCAGCACCTCGGGATCGGCCAGGAGCCCCGCGGCGATGTTCACCCGTTGCTTGTTGCCGCCCGACAGCGTCCCGAGCTCGTCGCCGGCGCGGTCGCGCAGGCCGGTCACCTCGAGCATGCGGTCGACGACGCCCGCCGGGTCGTCGACGCGCTCCAGCCGCGCGAACAGCGCCAGGTTCTCGGCCACCGTCAGCTTCGCGTAGACCGCGGGCTGCTGCGGCACCCAGCCCACGTCGCGCGGCTCGCGCGACACCGAGCCCGCCGACGGCGCCAGCACGCCGCCGAGGATCGACAGCAGCGTCGTCTTCCCGGCGCCGTTGGGCCCGATGATCGCCAGCGTCTCGCCCGGCGCGACGCCGAA contains:
- a CDS encoding GNAT family N-acetyltransferase translates to MLGHMPPRIRLDAELTAIRPLVVDDAVEFAAAVVANRAHTEPWEPIHAEAHFTRAGQIETLRRDVEAWDVGTGYAFAVLDREHGDAIIGRIALGNVVRGAWRNATLGYWVSATVGGRGHATSAAQLICEFAFRHAGLHRVQPAVIPRNVRSIRVVEKAGFRREGRALKYLNIAGSWEDHDIFALTLEDWEARDGDR
- a CDS encoding ABC transporter ATP-binding protein encodes the protein MTAGVALQARAVTRSFGAREALRGISFGVAPGETLAIIGPNGAGKTTLLSILGGVLAPSAGSVSREPRDVGWVPQQPAVYAKLTVAENLALFARLERVDDPAGVVDRMLEVTGLRDRAGDELGTLSGGNKQRVNIAAGLLADPEVLLLDEPSSSLDPRQRERLWTFVAGLARGGTAVVFTTHNVSEAERYADRILVLADGELLFEGTPAGLHEAVGSDEYDFEAAFVAFLRERGH
- a CDS encoding RNA polymerase sigma factor; the protein is MDARPEAIRWAGPVRGARPGGALTPRAERAAVRGALRGEVGALDALFAAHWPAAYRAAYLIVRDAHAAEDIAQEGFVAAVRALDRFDRSRPVGPWLRTIVARRAIDATRARALRREVEDSALEHVASATPSPLAPEPELLAAIAALPDDQRIVVVLRHLLELTPSEIAAVVGVPRGTVNSRLRRGLDTLSREVDR
- a CDS encoding ABC transporter permease, whose translation is MRGVPFLLLKDLRILRRSPLLVGLLVVYPVLIAVLIGLALSKGPDKPRVAILNELPDSSQSVSVAGTTVDPSDYAQKLFASIEPVTVHSRAEAEQKVKDGDVLAAIVVPKDLIERLQRTISLSGKGPKPTVDVLYNAEDPVKQQFVESTINARVADLNKAVAGKLTQIAAGYLDILLQGGKFSVLGKDFEIAGLKKSKALVDSVLTRTPQGSPDRDALERVSRFAGLAIDNLDLSDVVLSSLATPVKVDQKVISGRRTPLDSFAVTVAVTMSLMLICVLLAAGMLALEREEHAFARLVRGLVSRTGLLVEKVVLSAGCAAAVTLAMTAGVSLFVSLDWSRSPLWVVALVAGGLAFGAFGVAIGAVAREVRAASLLAILLALPIAFLALVPSGAVASGLYDAIRVVSALFPFRAALDAADAALNDAGGLGAALAHLVALVLGWSVLARLALSRFDG